The sequence CACCGGGCAGCGGCACGTAGAAGCCGATGCGGTAGACACAGAGCATGAGCAGCGTGAAAAGGACCTTCTTGCGGAGGTCCGGAACGCGGAAGACGTTGACAAACGCTCGGAACATCGGCGTTTAACCTCGTGCCCTGGCGGGGGCGGTTCAGCTCCCGGCCGCGGGCGGGGCCGGCTTCTTCTTCGCGGTGTTGCGTTTCGCCTTGGCCTGGGCGGCGCGCTCGGGCCGCGCCAGCAGTTGCACGGTGCCGCGCGCCTGCTCGATGGCCGCGCGGGCCTTCGCGCTGCACGCGTGCACCGCGACGGTCAGCGGCTTCGACAGCTCGCCCGCGCCGAGGACCTTTACCAGCGGGTCCGCGCCGCTGATCAGGCCGCGGCCGCGCAGGGCGGCGACGTCGACGGTCTGGCCGCTCTCGAAGTTGGAGTCCAGCGCGGCGAGATTCACAACCTGGTATTCGGTGCGAAAGACAAAGTTGCTGAAACCGCGCTTCGGCAAGCGGCGGAAGATCGGCATCTGCCCGCCTTCGTGCAGCGGGCGCGTCCCGCCGCCGGCGCGCGACTGGCAACCCTTGTTGCCGCGGCCACAGGTCTTGCCGTGTCCGCTGGATTCGCCGCGGCCGACGCGCTTGCGGCGCTGGTGGGCCCCCGCCTGACCGGTGACCTGGTTAAGCATCATGGCCGGGCTCCTCCTGCGGCCGGGGCGCGGCCGGTTCGTCCGTGGCGGGCACGGGCTGCTCGTCCAGGTCCGTGGTCACCGTGGGCTTGAGCGGGGTGCGCTCGGGCGGCAGATCCAGGGTCACGCCCCGGAGCGACTCGACGAGGGCGCGCGTCCGCAGGGCCTTCAATCCATTGATGGTGGCCTTGACCAGGTTCTTCGGGCTGGTCGAGCCGTAGCATTTCGTCAGCACGTCCTTGACGCCGGCGAGCTCGAGCACGGCGCGGGGCGCGGCGCCGGCGATGACGCCGGTACCTTCGGACGCCGGGATCAGGACGACCTGGCTGGCGCCGAAGCGGCCGATGACGCGGTGCGGGATCGAGGTGCCGCGGAGCGGGACGCGGAACAGGGCGCGGCGCGCCTGCTTGACGCCCTTCTCGACAGCGGGCGGGACTTCGTTGGCCTTGCCGTAGCCGAAGCCGACCTGTCCCTGGCGGTCGCCGACGACGACCAGGGCACCGAAGGAGAATCGGCGGCCGCCTTTGACGACGGTGGCGCACCGATAGAGCTTAACGACGGTATCTTCAACGGTCCGTTCGTCGCCGAACTCCGCGCCTTCACGTGGGCCGCGTCCGGGTCGATTACGGCCGCTGGGGGCTCCGGGCCTCGCTACCATGGGTTCCCGTCCTGCTCGCTAGAACTTCAATCCGGCCTCGCGCGCGGCTTCTGCCAGCGCACGGACCCGACCGTGAAACTTCCTGCCGCGACGATCGAAGCAGACCTGGGCAATACCGAGCTGGGTGGCCTTCTCGCCCAGGAGTTTGCCGATCAACTTGGCCGCCTGCACGTTGCCCCCGTATTTCACCTGGTCACGCAGCTCGCGGGCCTCCGTCGACACGGCGCACAACGTCCGGCCCGACTCGTCGTCGATGATCTGGGCGGAGATGTGCCGCAGCGAACGGGCGACGGTCAGTCGCGGGCGCTGGGTCTCCCCCATCACCTTGCGGCGCACGCGCCGGACGCGCCGGGCCTCGCGCCACGCCTTGATCAGTTCTTTTCTCACGCGCTCGATCCTCGCAATCTCAAGCTTTAGCCGCCGGCGCCGCCGCCCGCGAACACCTTGCCGGCCTTGCGGCGGATGTGCTCGCCGAGGTAGCGAATGCCCTTGCCCAGGTAGGGTTCGGGCTTGCGCAACTTGCGGATTTCCGCCGCGAACTGGTTGACCTGCTGCTTATCGGGCCCCATCACGACGAAGCGGGCCGGCTCGGTGTTGCCACGGGCGGTGGGCACCTCGACCTTGATCTGCAGGCCCTCGGGGATGGGGATGATGAACTGGGCTTTCTTGCCGACGCCGCGGCCCATGTAGCCGCAGTTGAGGAGCAGGTTCTTGCCCTCGACGCTGCTGCTGTAGCCGGTGCCGTAGATCTCGAGCGCGCGGCTGTAACCCTCGGCGCACCCGTGGATCATGTCGGCGATCAGCGCGCGGGCCAGGCCGTGCAGCGCGCGGTTCTGCGCGACGTCGTCCGGGCGGCGCACGACCACCTGGCTCTGCTCGAGGGCCACGGTGATCGGGGCGGGGACCTTCCAGGTTAGCTTGCCCTTGGGGCCGGAGACGTTGACCACCGCGCCGGCCAGGTCGACCTTGACGCCGGCGGGGATGGGAATCGGTTTCTTGCCTATGCGCGACATGGTATCACCACACGGTACAGAGCACTTCGCCGCCGACGCGCTGCTGCCGGCACTGCCGGTCACTCAAGACGCCGCGGCTGGTAGAGACGACCGCGATGCCGAGGCCGTCGCGCACGCGGCGGAGCTCGTCGACGCGGGTGTAGGTCCGCCGGCCGGGGCGGCTGGCGCGCTGCACGTCGAGGATGACCTTCTCGCCCAGGGGGCCGTACTTGAGGTCGACCTCGATGATCCCCTGGGTGGCGTCATCGATCGACACGTAGTCGGCGATGTAGCCCTCTTCCTTGAGCACGCGGGCCACCCCCAGGCACACCTTGCTGCGCTTGATGCGCACCCGTTTCTTACCCACGCGGTTGGCATTGCGAATCCGCGTCAGCATGTCGGCGATCGGGTCGGAACTCGGCATTCTCAGCGTCCCCTACCAACTGGCCTTGCGTACGCCCGGGATGCGGCCTTCGAGGGCCAGCTTCCGGAAGCACAACCGGCAGACCTTGAATTTGCGATAGACCGCGCGCGACCGGCCGCACAGCTCGCAGCGGCGGTACGCGCGGACCTTGAACTTGGGCACGCGTTTGCACTTGAGTTTGAGCGCCAGCCTGGCCATCGTCCGTCTAGCTCCTGAACGGCATGCCCAGCAGCGTCAGCAGCAGGCGCGCCTCGCCATCGTTGCGCGCGGTGGTGCAGATCGTGATGTTCATGCCCTGCTGGTACGTCACCTTGTCGGGGTTGATTTCGGGGAACACGCCGTACTCGGACACACCCATGCCGTAGTTGCCGCGGCCGTCGAAGCTGCCGGGGTTCAGGCCGCGGAAGTCGCGGATGCGCGGCACGGCGAGGCAGATCAGGCGGTCGAGAAACTCGTACATGCGGTGGCCGCGGAGCGTGACCTTCAGGCCCACGTCGTAACCTTCGCGGAGCTTGAAGTTCGACACGCTTTTGCGGGCCTTGCAGACCAGGGGCTTCTGGCCCGTGACGGTCGCCAGGGCGGCCTCGGCCTCCGCGAACCGCTTGTTCTCGCGGGACTTGTTGCCGGACTCGGCCACGGCCTTGCCCAAGCCCATCGAGAGCACGACCTTTTCGAGCTTGGGCAGGGACATGGGGTTGGCCCGGCCCAGCTCGGTCTTCAGCTTCGGCAGCACTTCCTGCCGGTACTTGTCCAGCAAGCGAGGCATCAGCGCGTCCCGCCTTTCATCTCCCGCGTGCCGTGCGTCACGTCACTGAGGACGGCGCCACTGGCCCGGCGACCCGCGGCGACCCGCCGCTTGCGGACCTTGCCGGAGGGGTCCTGCACCGACTCATACCGCACGCGCGTCCCGTGGTCCGCCTTGGGATCGAGCGGCATCACGTTGGAAATATGCAGCGGGGCCTCTTTCTGGATGCGGCCCCCCTGCGGGTTGCGCTGGCTCTTGCGCACGTGGCGGTAGACCATGTTGACGCCTTCCACCAGCACGCGCTGCTTC comes from Phycisphaerae bacterium and encodes:
- the rpsH gene encoding 30S ribosomal protein S8, coding for MPSSDPIADMLTRIRNANRVGKKRVRIKRSKVCLGVARVLKEEGYIADYVSIDDATQGIIEVDLKYGPLGEKVILDVQRASRPGRRTYTRVDELRRVRDGLGIAVVSTSRGVLSDRQCRQQRVGGEVLCTVW
- the rplX gene encoding 50S ribosomal protein L24, translating into MAARIRKDDMVVVISGDHKGARGKVLRVLPEKQRVLVEGVNMVYRHVRKSQRNPQGGRIQKEAPLHISNVMPLDPKADHGTRVRYESVQDPSGKVRKRRVAAGRRASGAVLSDVTHGTREMKGGTR
- the rpsE gene encoding 30S ribosomal protein S5, which produces MVARPGAPSGRNRPGRGPREGAEFGDERTVEDTVVKLYRCATVVKGGRRFSFGALVVVGDRQGQVGFGYGKANEVPPAVEKGVKQARRALFRVPLRGTSIPHRVIGRFGASQVVLIPASEGTGVIAGAAPRAVLELAGVKDVLTKCYGSTSPKNLVKATINGLKALRTRALVESLRGVTLDLPPERTPLKPTVTTDLDEQPVPATDEPAAPRPQEEPGHDA
- the rplO gene encoding 50S ribosomal protein L15, with the translated sequence MMLNQVTGQAGAHQRRKRVGRGESSGHGKTCGRGNKGCQSRAGGGTRPLHEGGQMPIFRRLPKRGFSNFVFRTEYQVVNLAALDSNFESGQTVDVAALRGRGLISGADPLVKVLGAGELSKPLTVAVHACSAKARAAIEQARGTVQLLARPERAAQAKAKRNTAKKKPAPPAAGS
- the rplE gene encoding 50S ribosomal protein L5; this encodes MMPRLLDKYRQEVLPKLKTELGRANPMSLPKLEKVVLSMGLGKAVAESGNKSRENKRFAEAEAALATVTGQKPLVCKARKSVSNFKLREGYDVGLKVTLRGHRMYEFLDRLICLAVPRIRDFRGLNPGSFDGRGNYGMGVSEYGVFPEINPDKVTYQQGMNITICTTARNDGEARLLLTLLGMPFRS
- a CDS encoding type Z 30S ribosomal protein S14, which gives rise to MARLALKLKCKRVPKFKVRAYRRCELCGRSRAVYRKFKVCRLCFRKLALEGRIPGVRKASW
- a CDS encoding 50S ribosomal protein L18, giving the protein MRKELIKAWREARRVRRVRRKVMGETQRPRLTVARSLRHISAQIIDDESGRTLCAVSTEARELRDQVKYGGNVQAAKLIGKLLGEKATQLGIAQVCFDRRGRKFHGRVRALAEAAREAGLKF
- the rplF gene encoding 50S ribosomal protein L6; the encoded protein is MSRIGKKPIPIPAGVKVDLAGAVVNVSGPKGKLTWKVPAPITVALEQSQVVVRRPDDVAQNRALHGLARALIADMIHGCAEGYSRALEIYGTGYSSSVEGKNLLLNCGYMGRGVGKKAQFIIPIPEGLQIKVEVPTARGNTEPARFVVMGPDKQQVNQFAAEIRKLRKPEPYLGKGIRYLGEHIRRKAGKVFAGGGAGG